The Acidobacteriota bacterium genome includes a region encoding these proteins:
- a CDS encoding outer membrane beta-barrel protein — MNRRVLALLVSVLLLAGSSLSTAEAVKKWSIDVGVQGSEIKFDKTIGIDNDFATGFRLGLVVHPALQIEGTYDTVTTRKSEADLSHSTYKQQYTGLRVMGVLKGSDDVKANPYMIVGGGKATTTFDPGRPGSTVRDDNTLYGDLGFGVRYQAWKGLHVNGEFFVRHLRTLGTSGTDAFFSVGASWIIGFSKK, encoded by the coding sequence ATGAACCGTCGCGTGCTGGCGCTGCTCGTGTCCGTCCTCTTGCTCGCGGGCTCGTCTCTTTCAACCGCCGAGGCGGTGAAGAAGTGGTCGATCGACGTCGGCGTTCAGGGCTCCGAGATCAAGTTCGACAAGACGATCGGCATCGACAACGATTTCGCCACAGGGTTCCGGCTCGGCCTCGTCGTCCATCCGGCCCTTCAGATCGAGGGGACGTACGACACCGTCACCACGCGGAAGAGCGAGGCGGATCTCTCCCACTCGACCTACAAGCAGCAGTACACCGGGCTGCGCGTGATGGGCGTGCTCAAGGGCTCGGACGACGTGAAGGCGAACCCCTACATGATCGTCGGGGGCGGGAAGGCGACGACGACGTTCGACCCCGGCCGTCCCGGCTCGACCGTGAGGGACGACAACACGCTGTACGGTGACCTCGGCTTCGGCGTGCGCTACCAGGCGTGGAAGGGCCTCCACGTCAATGGCGAGTTCTTCGTGCGCCACCTGCGGACGCTCGGCACGAGCGGGACGGACGCGTTCTTCAGCGTCGGCGCCTCCTGGATCATCGGCTTCAGCAAGAAGTAA